In a single window of the Sediminicoccus sp. KRV36 genome:
- a CDS encoding alpha/beta hydrolase translates to MRRRALVAGSLMPPMIAHAASPGRISFEEPSGAAPGPMDVYLHRPAAWRPGGPVVVVMHGMGRNADGYRDAWLPHAEAHGFLLVCPEYSDAKFPGVRLYNYGNAQAEEAAWTFFALDRAVDAALAAVGAPPAPFALYGHSAGAQFVHRYLLLTGAPRARRIIIANSGWYSWPRFDVNFPHGLAQCAATEAGLRAALGRPVTILLGDQDNDPMHHQLRRDAATDVQGLNRFERGRNFHAAALAAAAGYGIPCGWDLGIVPGVAHSNAGMAQAAAAILAQA, encoded by the coding sequence GTGCGGCGCCGCGCGCTGGTGGCGGGCAGCCTGATGCCGCCGATGATTGCCCATGCCGCCAGCCCCGGCCGCATCAGCTTCGAGGAGCCGAGCGGCGCGGCCCCAGGCCCGATGGATGTGTATCTGCACCGCCCCGCCGCCTGGCGTCCGGGCGGGCCCGTCGTCGTGGTCATGCACGGCATGGGGCGCAACGCCGATGGCTATCGCGATGCCTGGCTGCCGCATGCCGAGGCGCATGGCTTCCTGCTGGTCTGCCCGGAATATTCGGACGCGAAATTCCCCGGCGTACGGCTCTACAACTACGGCAATGCCCAGGCGGAGGAAGCGGCATGGACCTTCTTTGCCCTCGACCGCGCGGTGGATGCGGCGCTGGCGGCGGTCGGTGCGCCGCCGGCGCCTTTCGCGCTGTATGGCCATTCGGCGGGGGCGCAATTCGTGCATCGCTATCTGCTGCTGACCGGCGCGCCGCGGGCGCGGCGCATCATCATCGCCAATTCCGGCTGGTATTCCTGGCCGCGCTTCGATGTGAACTTCCCGCATGGCCTCGCGCAATGCGCGGCGACCGAGGCGGGGCTGCGCGCGGCGCTGGGGCGCCCGGTGACCATTCTGCTGGGGGACCAGGATAATGACCCGATGCATCATCAACTCCGCCGGGATGCGGCCACGGATGTGCAGGGGCTGAATCGCTTCGAGCGCGGCCGGAATTTCCACGCCGCCGCCCTGGCGGCCGCCGCGGGCTATGGCATTCCCTGCGGCTGGGATCTCGGCATCGTGCCGGGGGTTGCGCATTCCAATGCGGGCATGGCCCAGGCTGCGGCGGCGATCCTGGCGCAAGCCTGA
- a CDS encoding GntR family transcriptional regulator, which yields MSLVTQIEAPPSLTERAVAALRRDILTTRLAPGETVSETAVAAHLELGKAPVRAALARLAEEGLVLAVPRRGWMVSLVTIRDIHEVFDLRLMLEPEAARRAAGRVDAVMLRRLDAICAEGYDCADEESAMCFLDANKQFHVAIAELSGNARLARQLDRLLDESTRMLVLGLRPRDRTGEMAHEHHALVEALALGRADEAARIMHEQVSASRQMVLAALTAPDARTAV from the coding sequence ATGTCGCTGGTAACCCAGATCGAGGCGCCGCCCTCGCTCACAGAGCGTGCCGTTGCGGCGCTGCGGCGCGATATCCTCACCACGCGCCTCGCCCCGGGGGAAACCGTCTCGGAAACCGCTGTCGCGGCCCATCTGGAACTCGGCAAGGCGCCGGTGCGGGCGGCACTCGCCCGGCTGGCGGAGGAGGGGCTGGTGCTCGCCGTCCCGCGCCGCGGCTGGATGGTCAGCCTGGTCACCATCCGCGACATCCATGAGGTGTTCGACCTGCGCCTGATGCTGGAGCCCGAAGCCGCGCGCCGTGCGGCCGGCCGCGTGGATGCGGTGATGCTGCGCCGCCTCGATGCCATCTGCGCCGAGGGCTATGACTGCGCCGATGAGGAGAGTGCCATGTGCTTCCTCGACGCCAACAAGCAATTCCACGTCGCCATCGCGGAGCTTTCGGGCAATGCGCGGCTGGCGCGGCAGCTGGACCGGCTGCTGGATGAAAGCACGCGCATGCTGGTGCTGGGCCTGCGCCCGCGCGACCGCACGGGCGAGATGGCGCATGAGCATCACGCGCTCGTCGAGGCACTGGCCCTGGGCCGCGCCGATGAGGCCGCGCGCATCATGCATGAACAGGTTTCCGCCAGCCGCCAGATGGTGCTGGCGGCGCTCACCGCGCCCGATGCGAGGACCGCCGTATGA
- a CDS encoding cysteine dioxygenase family protein — protein MNMIAALPGLSSTGLNSMGATGTGLDAMLAGIRRAARVPLAERPAAVAAAIAPHLGDAGLLAGRDCPCNPDRYVRHLLEEGEGYAVVALVWRPGQMSPVHSHHTWCALGVHRGCLTEHFFTPGAPPRPKAALLRGEGATSHGPADPELIHRIANCCAEVAVSIHVYGVPFAQFSDGVNCILA, from the coding sequence ATGAACATGATCGCAGCCCTGCCCGGCCTGAGCAGCACGGGCCTGAACAGCATGGGCGCCACCGGCACGGGTCTCGATGCCATGCTGGCCGGGATCCGCCGCGCGGCGCGGGTGCCCCTGGCAGAGCGTCCGGCCGCGGTCGCCGCGGCCATCGCGCCGCATCTGGGCGATGCCGGCCTGCTGGCGGGCCGCGATTGTCCCTGCAATCCTGATCGCTACGTCCGCCATCTGCTGGAGGAGGGCGAGGGTTATGCCGTGGTCGCGCTGGTCTGGCGGCCGGGCCAGATGTCGCCCGTCCATTCGCACCACACCTGGTGCGCCCTGGGCGTGCATCGCGGTTGCCTGACCGAGCATTTCTTCACGCCCGGCGCGCCGCCGCGCCCCAAGGCCGCGCTGCTGCGCGGGGAAGGGGCCACAAGCCACGGCCCGGCCGATCCGGAGCTGATCCACCGCATCGCCAATTGCTGCGCGGAGGTGGCTGTGTCCATCCATGTCTATGGCGTGCCCTTTGCGCAATTCAGTGACGGCGTGAATTGCATCCTCGCCTGA
- a CDS encoding DMT family transporter — protein sequence MNISPRILVGLLIGVLASAIWGGHAAVARLALNGQGFHVLDLLFCRYVPASLLLAPLVWRERAAMRALGWRRIFVLFLFAGAGNLILFATALKYAPATHGSTIAPMVMPVAGALLAWWLLRERPTPGRAAALGGMLTGVLIIAWDGLGMHPGAWRGDLMLVGAGSTWAVFTILLRRWQVPAIPATAAVTLVSVPFVLPPFLLYRVEAFFALPTSLVIWMLVAQGVLLGCVSMLLFARSVEMLGATRASTLSVVVPVMGLITSALVLGETIGPVKALGASLSVGAMLVAVLFTGRRQA from the coding sequence GTGAATATCAGTCCCAGGATCCTGGTCGGCTTGCTGATCGGTGTGCTGGCCTCGGCGATCTGGGGCGGGCATGCGGCGGTGGCGCGGCTGGCGCTGAACGGGCAGGGCTTCCATGTGCTGGACCTGCTGTTCTGCCGCTACGTCCCGGCCTCCCTCCTCCTGGCGCCGCTGGTCTGGCGGGAACGGGCGGCCATGCGGGCCCTGGGCTGGCGGCGCATCTTCGTGCTGTTCCTGTTCGCCGGGGCGGGCAACCTCATTCTCTTTGCCACCGCGCTGAAATACGCCCCCGCCACGCATGGCTCCACCATCGCGCCGATGGTCATGCCGGTGGCCGGCGCCCTGCTCGCCTGGTGGCTGCTGCGGGAAAGGCCCACGCCCGGCCGTGCCGCCGCCCTGGGCGGGATGCTGACCGGGGTGCTCATCATCGCCTGGGATGGCTTGGGCATGCATCCCGGCGCCTGGCGTGGCGACCTGATGCTGGTCGGGGCGGGCAGCACCTGGGCGGTCTTCACCATCCTGCTGCGGCGCTGGCAGGTGCCGGCAATCCCGGCGACGGCGGCCGTCACCCTCGTTTCCGTGCCCTTCGTGCTGCCGCCCTTCCTGCTGTATCGCGTCGAGGCATTTTTTGCCCTGCCGACCAGCCTCGTCATCTGGATGCTGGTGGCGCAGGGCGTGCTGCTGGGCTGCGTCTCCATGCTGCTCTTTGCCCGCAGCGTGGAAATGCTGGGCGCCACGCGGGCCAGCACGCTTTCGGTCGTGGTGCCGGTGATGGGGCTGATCACCTCGGCCCTGGTGCTGGGTGAGACGATCGGGCCGGTGAAGGCGCTGGGCGCCTCGCTCTCGGTGGGGGCGATGCTGGTGGCCGTGCTCTTTACCGGGCGCCGCCAGGCTTGA
- a CDS encoding helix-turn-helix domain-containing protein → MADEAPQHPGLRPVILSTRELPAARQIGAWRGWFDSVFEVDAPAAPHLPGFAAESRAWALAGMGISQVSAPPLRVMRTRQMLRSDPVDHWSLTLGGAETSLRTARSSLRIPARTPFIVSLGRELVSERDADERLQLYLSRDRFAALATPLDAACDQALETPLGLLLADYLRLLAHRIPQLQPEEAARLPDAIAAMIAACLHPTPDHLALAESQMDGTRLARVRRVIGAHLGSARLSPRLVCSMAGMSRSQLYRLLEGEGGVARYIQKLRLEASHAALSDAREQRSIAEVAEACGFYDPSAFSRAFRREFGATPSEVRAAALAGQPLRSMPRDDGPPASRLRDWLRAF, encoded by the coding sequence ATGGCGGACGAAGCCCCCCAGCACCCTGGCTTACGGCCAGTCATTCTCAGCACCCGCGAACTCCCTGCCGCCCGGCAGATTGGGGCTTGGCGCGGCTGGTTTGATTCCGTCTTTGAGGTTGATGCGCCCGCCGCCCCGCATCTCCCCGGCTTTGCGGCGGAAAGCCGGGCCTGGGCCCTGGCCGGCATGGGCATCAGCCAGGTTTCGGCCCCGCCGCTGCGCGTCATGCGGACCCGGCAGATGCTGCGGAGCGACCCGGTGGATCATTGGTCGCTGACGCTGGGCGGGGCGGAAACCAGCCTGCGCACCGCGCGCAGCTCCCTGCGCATTCCCGCCCGCACGCCCTTCATCGTCTCCCTCGGCCGCGAATTGGTCAGTGAGCGCGATGCGGATGAACGGCTGCAGCTCTATCTCTCGCGGGATCGCTTCGCCGCCCTGGCCACGCCGCTCGATGCCGCCTGCGACCAGGCGCTGGAGACGCCGCTGGGCCTGCTGCTCGCTGATTACCTGCGGCTGCTGGCCCACCGCATCCCGCAGCTCCAGCCCGAGGAAGCCGCGCGCCTGCCCGACGCCATCGCCGCCATGATCGCCGCCTGCCTGCATCCCACGCCGGATCACCTGGCCCTGGCGGAGAGCCAGATGGACGGCACCCGCCTCGCGCGGGTGCGGCGGGTGATCGGCGCGCATCTGGGCTCGGCGCGGCTTTCGCCCCGGCTGGTGTGCAGCATGGCCGGCATGTCCCGCTCCCAGCTCTATCGCCTGCTGGAGGGTGAGGGCGGCGTGGCGCGCTACATCCAGAAGCTGCGCCTGGAGGCCAGCCACGCGGCCCTGTCCGATGCGCGGGAACAGCGCAGCATCGCCGAGGTGGCGGAGGCCTGCGGCTTCTACGACCCCTCGGCCTTCAGCCGGGCCTTCCGGCGCGAATTCGGCGCCACGCCAAGTGAGGTGCGCGCCGCGGCCCTGGCCGGCCAGCCGCTCCGATCCATGCCGCGCGACGATGGCCCGCCGGCAAGCCGCCTGCGCGACTGGCTGCGGGCCTTCTGA
- a CDS encoding PaaI family thioesterase, whose amino-acid sequence MSPAEIEAIIHRGVPLGAAWGVRVLAADATEARLELPHHAALLRPGNTVSGPAIMGLADMAMWAVLLAGSEGRDESLTANMHVNFLQPCGPGPIYATARLVKGRGRSLFGEVLITRPDSKDVAVHVTTSWVRSQRSPAGG is encoded by the coding sequence ATGAGTCCGGCCGAGATCGAGGCCATCATCCATCGCGGCGTGCCGCTGGGGGCCGCCTGGGGCGTGCGCGTGCTGGCCGCCGATGCGACGGAGGCGCGGCTGGAATTGCCGCATCACGCGGCGCTGCTGCGCCCGGGCAACACCGTCTCCGGCCCCGCCATCATGGGGCTGGCGGATATGGCCATGTGGGCCGTGCTGCTGGCCGGCAGCGAGGGCCGCGACGAGAGCCTCACCGCGAATATGCATGTAAATTTCTTGCAACCTTGCGGACCCGGTCCTATTTATGCGACAGCCCGCCTGGTCAAAGGCCGCGGGCGCAGCCTTTTCGGCGAGGTGCTGATCACCCGCCCGGATTCAAAGGACGTCGCGGTGCATGTGACAACGAGTTGGGTGCGCAGCCAGCGCAGCCCGGCCGGGGGCTGA
- the hutI gene encoding imidazolonepropionase, translating into MSFDNVWLNANLATMGDDALGLIEDGAIASKNGRIAWVGPRTGLPAHAAPVTDCGGAWILPGLVDCHTHLVFGGNRAAEFEQRLGGATYEEIARAGGGILSTMRATRAASEAQLVQAALPRLDALLREGVTTVEVKSGYGLEPETELRQLRAARALGAQRPVSIVTSLLAAHAVPPEYKGRQGEYARHVAEDIIPRAAAEHLADAVDAFFDSIGFTAEETALVFAAAQRHGLPVKLHADQLTDCGGAALAAAHGALSADHLERSNSAGIAAMARTGTVAVLLPGATLILRETHFPPIAAMREHGCRMALSTDMNPGSSPALSLLLMLNLGCTLFRMTVPEALLGVTRHAAAALGLGDRGVLAEGLRCDLALYRIQRPAELCYWLGGNPCIGRVVAGIAA; encoded by the coding sequence ATGAGCTTCGATAACGTCTGGCTGAATGCAAATCTCGCCACCATGGGCGATGATGCGCTGGGCCTCATCGAGGATGGCGCCATCGCGTCCAAGAATGGCCGCATCGCCTGGGTGGGGCCGCGCACTGGCCTGCCCGCGCATGCCGCGCCCGTGACCGATTGCGGCGGCGCCTGGATCCTGCCCGGCCTCGTGGATTGCCACACCCATCTGGTCTTTGGCGGCAACCGCGCGGCCGAATTCGAGCAGCGCCTCGGCGGCGCCACCTATGAGGAGATCGCTCGCGCCGGTGGCGGCATTCTCTCCACCATGCGCGCCACGCGCGCGGCGAGCGAGGCGCAGCTGGTGCAGGCCGCCCTGCCTCGGCTGGATGCGCTGCTGCGCGAGGGCGTGACCACGGTGGAGGTCAAATCCGGCTACGGGCTGGAGCCGGAGACCGAGCTGCGCCAGCTCCGCGCCGCCCGCGCCCTGGGGGCGCAGCGCCCGGTGAGCATCGTCACCTCGCTGCTCGCCGCCCATGCCGTGCCGCCGGAATACAAGGGCCGGCAGGGCGAATATGCGCGCCATGTGGCTGAGGACATCATCCCCCGCGCCGCCGCCGAACACCTGGCCGATGCGGTGGATGCCTTCTTTGACAGCATCGGCTTCACGGCCGAGGAAACCGCCCTGGTCTTCGCCGCCGCCCAGCGCCACGGCCTGCCGGTGAAGCTGCACGCCGACCAGTTGACGGATTGCGGCGGCGCGGCGCTGGCCGCCGCCCATGGTGCGCTCTCGGCCGATCACCTGGAGCGCAGCAACAGCGCGGGCATCGCCGCCATGGCGCGGACCGGCACCGTCGCCGTGCTGCTGCCGGGTGCGACGCTGATCCTGCGCGAAACCCATTTTCCGCCGATCGCCGCGATGCGCGAGCATGGCTGCCGCATGGCGCTCTCCACCGACATGAATCCCGGCTCCTCCCCGGCGCTGTCGCTGCTGCTGATGCTCAACCTCGGCTGCACGCTGTTCCGCATGACGGTGCCCGAGGCGCTGCTCGGCGTGACGCGCCACGCCGCCGCCGCCCTCGGCCTCGGTGATCGCGGCGTGCTGGCCGAAGGGCTGCGCTGTGACCTCGCGCTGTATCGCATCCAGCGCCCGGCGGAGCTGTGCTACTGGCTGGGTGGCAACCCCTGCATCGGGCGCGTCGTGGCCGGCATCGCCGCATGA
- the hutH gene encoding histidine ammonia-lyase — protein MSLAAGHARLSDLRAIRDGAPLALAPGWGDDVEAGLATLRAALASGAALYGVNTGFGKLASTRIAAGDLARLQLNLLRSHAAGTGENLPRPVVRLILALKAMSLARGASGARPEIIETLLALLEADMLPDVPAQGSVGASGDLAPLAHLSLVLVGEGSATDAQHVTHGGATALAAIGRAPLVLGPKEGLALLNGTQVSTALALDAQFRAGDLLRAGLLTGAMSVDAARGSDTPFDPRIHALRGQPGQIRVAETLRQLLAGSAIRDSHREGDIRVQDPYCLRCQPQVIGACLDLIEQAGAMLEREANAVTDNPLLVEGGELLSGGNFHAEPVAFAADMLALALAEIGAIAERRIALLTDPALSGLPAFLVQAGGLNSGFMIAQVTAAALAAENRAMATPRSVDSLPTSANQEDHVSMATNAGLRLRPMAENLEGILAIEYLAAAQGIGFHRPLTSSPAIEAAHARLRAEVAPWDEDRLMAPDIAAARRLLRGVTLP, from the coding sequence ATCTCCCTCGCCGCCGGGCATGCGCGGCTTTCCGACCTGCGGGCCATTCGCGATGGCGCGCCGCTCGCCCTCGCCCCCGGCTGGGGTGATGATGTGGAGGCGGGGCTCGCCACCTTGCGTGCCGCGCTGGCCAGCGGGGCCGCGCTGTACGGCGTGAATACCGGCTTCGGCAAGCTCGCTTCCACCCGCATCGCCGCGGGTGACCTGGCGCGGCTCCAGCTCAACCTGCTGCGCAGCCACGCCGCCGGCACGGGCGAGAACCTGCCCCGCCCCGTGGTGCGGCTGATCCTCGCGCTGAAGGCCATGTCGCTGGCGCGCGGCGCATCCGGCGCGCGGCCCGAGATCATCGAGACGCTGCTCGCCCTGCTGGAAGCCGACATGCTGCCCGATGTGCCGGCCCAGGGCTCGGTCGGCGCCTCGGGGGATCTCGCCCCCCTCGCCCATCTCTCGCTGGTGCTGGTGGGCGAGGGCTCGGCCACGGATGCGCAGCATGTGACGCATGGCGGCGCCACGGCACTGGCCGCCATCGGCCGCGCGCCCTTGGTGCTGGGCCCGAAGGAGGGGCTGGCGCTGCTCAACGGCACCCAGGTCAGCACGGCCCTCGCCCTCGATGCACAGTTCCGCGCGGGCGATCTGCTGCGCGCCGGCCTGCTGACGGGTGCCATGAGCGTGGATGCCGCGCGCGGTTCCGACACGCCCTTTGATCCGCGCATCCATGCCCTGCGCGGCCAGCCCGGGCAGATCCGCGTGGCCGAGACGCTGCGCCAACTCCTCGCCGGCAGCGCCATCCGCGACAGCCACCGCGAGGGCGATATCCGTGTGCAGGACCCCTATTGCCTGCGCTGCCAGCCCCAGGTGATCGGCGCCTGCCTCGACCTCATCGAGCAGGCCGGCGCCATGCTGGAGCGCGAGGCCAATGCCGTGACCGACAACCCGCTGCTGGTCGAGGGGGGCGAGCTTCTCTCCGGCGGCAATTTCCACGCCGAGCCGGTGGCCTTCGCGGCCGACATGCTGGCCCTTGCCCTCGCTGAGATCGGCGCCATCGCCGAACGCCGCATCGCCCTGCTGACGGACCCGGCGCTCTCCGGCCTTCCGGCCTTCCTGGTGCAGGCAGGCGGGCTCAATTCCGGCTTCATGATCGCCCAGGTGACGGCCGCCGCCCTGGCCGCCGAGAACCGCGCCATGGCGACGCCGCGCAGCGTGGACAGCCTGCCCACCTCCGCCAACCAGGAGGATCACGTCTCCATGGCCACCAATGCGGGCCTGCGCCTGCGGCCCATGGCCGAGAATCTGGAGGGCATCCTCGCCATCGAATACCTGGCCGCCGCGCAGGGCATCGGCTTCCACCGCCCGCTCACCAGCAGCCCCGCCATCGAGGCCGCGCATGCCAGGCTACGCGCCGAAGTGGCCCCCTGGGATGAGGACCGGCTGATGGCGCCCGATATCGCGGCCGCACGCCGCCTGCTGCGCGGGGTGACGCTGCCATGA
- a CDS encoding formimidoylglutamate deiminase: MAEFFAAHALLPEGWAADVRIICDAAGRITQVTPGAAPGAARRLRGHVIPGIANLHSHAFQRAMAGGAERRSPAGRDSFWTWRETMYRFALSVSPEDAQAIAAQLYAECLTRGFTQIAEFHYLHHAPDGSAYANRAEMAERLFAAAEATGIGITMLPSLYRHGGIFGAPPHEGQRRFLNDLDGFHTILERVRAIAATQRNAAWGVAPHSLRAVTPAMLEAMAALDCPIHIHAAEQEKEVQECLAATGLRPVEWLLRNTPLDARWVLIHATHMTQGETRELAATGAVVGLCPSTEASLGDGVFPLPDYLAAEGRLGFGTDSHVGICPAAELRQLETSQRLALELRSVATDDIRPHPGRGLLERALAGGAQACGVAMGGIAPGLRCDLVELDDEHPTLAGRSSDALLDAWCFGPADRMVRSVAVGGRVVVESGRHIREGSIREDFARTMKRLGT; encoded by the coding sequence ATGGCTGAATTCTTCGCCGCCCATGCGCTGCTGCCCGAGGGCTGGGCGGCTGATGTGCGGATCATCTGCGATGCGGCCGGCCGGATCACGCAGGTCACGCCGGGTGCGGCCCCGGGTGCCGCGCGGCGGTTGCGCGGCCATGTCATCCCGGGGATCGCCAATCTGCACAGCCACGCCTTCCAGCGCGCCATGGCGGGCGGGGCCGAGCGCCGCAGCCCCGCGGGCCGCGACAGCTTCTGGACCTGGCGGGAGACGATGTATCGCTTCGCGCTCTCCGTGAGCCCGGAGGACGCGCAAGCCATTGCGGCACAGCTTTATGCCGAATGTCTGACGCGCGGCTTCACGCAGATCGCCGAGTTTCATTACCTGCACCACGCGCCCGATGGCAGCGCCTATGCGAACCGAGCGGAGATGGCGGAGCGGCTGTTCGCCGCCGCCGAGGCTACGGGCATCGGCATCACCATGCTGCCCAGCCTCTATCGCCATGGCGGGATTTTCGGCGCCCCCCCGCATGAGGGGCAGCGCCGCTTCCTGAATGATCTGGACGGGTTCCACACCATCCTGGAGCGCGTGCGCGCCATCGCCGCCACGCAGCGCAACGCGGCCTGGGGTGTGGCGCCGCACAGCCTGCGCGCCGTGACGCCCGCCATGCTGGAAGCGATGGCCGCGCTGGACTGTCCTATCCATATCCACGCCGCCGAGCAGGAAAAGGAGGTGCAGGAATGCCTTGCCGCCACCGGCCTGCGCCCGGTCGAATGGCTGCTGCGGAACACGCCGCTGGATGCGCGCTGGGTGCTGATCCACGCGACGCATATGACGCAAGGCGAGACGCGCGAACTCGCGGCCACGGGCGCCGTGGTCGGGCTGTGCCCCTCCACCGAAGCCTCGCTCGGCGATGGCGTCTTCCCGCTGCCGGATTACCTGGCGGCCGAGGGGCGGCTCGGCTTCGGGACGGATAGCCATGTGGGCATCTGCCCCGCCGCCGAATTGCGCCAGCTGGAAACCAGCCAGCGCCTGGCGCTGGAATTGCGCAGCGTGGCCACCGATGACATCCGGCCGCATCCGGGGCGCGGCCTGCTGGAGCGCGCGCTGGCGGGTGGGGCCCAGGCGTGCGGCGTCGCGATGGGGGGCATCGCCCCCGGGCTGCGTTGTGATCTGGTGGAGTTGGATGACGAACACCCCACGCTGGCCGGCCGCAGCAGCGATGCGCTGCTGGATGCCTGGTGCTTCGGCCCGGCCGACCGGATGGTGCGCAGCGTCGCGGTGGGCGGCCGCGTGGTGGTGGAATCCGGCCGCCACATCCGCGAAGGCAGCATTCGCGAAGACTTCGCACGCACCATGAAAAGGCTTGGCACATGA
- a CDS encoding SDR family oxidoreductase produces MTQPLLGKIAYVTGGSRGIGRACAIAFADAGADIAICHLNDEAEAKTLVQAVTARGRRGFQMPADMGVVAEVNAFAAAAEAALGPCDILLNNAGMNIRGPFGEIAEADFDRMMSVHMKGMFFMAQAVYPGMVARGAGRIINMASQLALKGSPGIVTYCAAKAGIIGFTRALAHEAGPKGVLVNAIAPGPIETDLTRSRGPEWKARIAATLPLGRLGQPEEIAATALLLAGQGGTYYAGACLSPNGGDVMH; encoded by the coding sequence ATGACACAACCGCTTCTCGGGAAAATCGCCTATGTGACGGGTGGCAGTCGCGGCATTGGCCGGGCCTGCGCCATCGCTTTCGCCGATGCCGGCGCCGATATCGCCATCTGCCACCTGAATGACGAGGCGGAGGCGAAGACGCTGGTGCAGGCCGTCACGGCGCGCGGACGGCGCGGCTTCCAGATGCCGGCCGATATGGGCGTGGTGGCGGAGGTGAATGCCTTCGCCGCCGCCGCCGAGGCCGCACTCGGCCCCTGCGACATCCTGCTGAACAATGCGGGAATGAATATCCGCGGGCCGTTCGGCGAGATCGCCGAGGCGGATTTCGACCGGATGATGAGCGTCCATATGAAGGGCATGTTCTTCATGGCCCAGGCCGTCTATCCGGGCATGGTCGCGCGTGGGGCTGGGCGGATCATCAACATGGCGTCCCAGCTGGCCCTCAAGGGCTCACCCGGCATCGTCACCTATTGCGCGGCCAAGGCGGGCATCATCGGCTTCACGCGCGCCCTGGCGCATGAGGCGGGGCCGAAGGGCGTGCTGGTGAATGCCATAGCACCCGGCCCGATCGAGACCGACCTGACACGCAGCCGGGGGCCGGAATGGAAGGCGCGGATCGCAGCGACCTTGCCGCTCGGGCGTCTCGGCCAGCCGGAGGAAATCGCGGCGACGGCGCTGCTGCTGGCAGGGCAGGGCGGGACGTATTATGCGGGCGCCTGTCTCTCGCCGAATGGTGGGGATGTGATGCATTGA
- a CDS encoding DHCW motif cupin fold protein, giving the protein MKIPPLPFTVTDWDAVPGTEHPGETGMGHWRTLNIGDVRVRMVEYGPGYLADHWCDRGHIIYVVKGEMVSELKDGRRFPMKAGMSYQVSDFGDSPHRSSTQTGVTLFIVD; this is encoded by the coding sequence ATGAAAATCCCCCCGCTGCCCTTCACCGTGACCGATTGGGACGCCGTCCCCGGCACGGAGCATCCGGGCGAGACGGGCATGGGGCATTGGCGCACGCTCAACATAGGCGATGTGCGCGTCCGCATGGTCGAATACGGGCCAGGCTACCTCGCCGACCATTGGTGCGACCGCGGCCATATCATCTATGTGGTGAAGGGCGAGATGGTCTCCGAACTCAAGGACGGCCGACGCTTCCCAATGAAAGCCGGCATGAGCTACCAGGTCTCCGACTTCGGAGATTCCCCCCATCGTTCTTCGACGCAAACCGGCGTGACGCTCTTCATCGTGGACTGA
- a CDS encoding OB-fold domain-containing protein — MATMSFDRTPAAPAESPDNKVYFDGCRAGKLILGKCNDTGKLFHYPRHVSPWTLSNNVEFVEASGDGVIYSYSVARGKEPFCVAYVTLAEGPTMLTNIVECDLDALKVGQKVKVKFRATEGDGAPVPVFVLA, encoded by the coding sequence ATGGCGACCATGTCCTTTGACCGCACCCCCGCCGCCCCGGCGGAAAGCCCGGACAACAAGGTCTATTTCGACGGCTGCCGCGCCGGCAAGCTGATCCTTGGCAAGTGCAATGACACGGGCAAGCTGTTCCACTACCCGCGCCATGTCTCGCCCTGGACGCTCTCGAACAATGTCGAGTTCGTCGAGGCGTCAGGCGATGGCGTGATCTACAGCTACAGCGTCGCGCGGGGCAAAGAGCCCTTCTGCGTGGCCTATGTGACGCTGGCCGAAGGCCCCACCATGCTGACCAACATCGTCGAGTGCGACCTCGATGCGCTGAAGGTCGGACAGAAGGTGAAGGTGAAGTTCCGCGCGACCGAAGGCGACGGGGCACCGGTGCCGGTGTTCGTGCTCGCCTGA